Proteins encoded by one window of Bacillus rossius redtenbacheri isolate Brsri chromosome 3, Brsri_v3, whole genome shotgun sequence:
- the LOC134530247 gene encoding uncharacterized protein LOC134530247 isoform X2, whose amino-acid sequence MMEFVIVLIFCVVLVIAVMVIGSGMGKATSSQRQMDIINVAQNLYLLIRKGDLKKCDVTQTTAFLLNIAKSTVLKYYKKDIEEVSTPGKKRKKRPQEGKSLDTVDDFTVNAIRNAIYRMYAEGLNVTVDTILKEIRERQIDYYGGRSSLHKLLKKMGFSWKTVDGRKALIENENIVLQRIDFLRKYKEEKERGANFIFVDETWIFQRGTVSKSWQDKSLQSAKRRTVGDGKRFIVVNAGGRTGFVPGAGLLFVSGQKTADYQGEMNGETFLMWFEDMLVHLEEPSVIIMDNASYHSTQVEKTPTTNWTKAALIAWLEKNGIKHENNLLKVELLRIAKQNKPRIRWARCVDHVEKLIQADWEREVHIDSGTIPPLIIHLGEDSSSEDSDSEEFEVTTQQVDGDSEVLAVPLDDLPGCSY is encoded by the exons atgatggaatttgttatcgttttgatattttgtgtggttcttgtgattgctgtaatggtaattggttccgggatggggaaagctacttcgtcgcagcgtcagatggacatcattaacgtcgctcagaacttatatcttttaattaggaaaggcgacttgaagaaatgtgacgttacgcagacgaccgcgtttcttctcaacatcgcaaagtcaactgttctcaa gtactacaagaaagacattgaagaagtttcaacaccaggaaaaaagaggaaaaaaaggccacaggaaggaaagtcacttgacacagtcgacgatttcacagtaaatgcaatcaggaatgcaatttacaggatgtacgctgaag gtttgaatgttacagtcgacaccattttgaaagaaatcagggaaagacaaatagattattatggtggaagatcaagtcttcataaattgttaaagaagatgggattttcatggaaaactgttgatggacgaaaagctttgatagagaatgaaaacatagtattgcagcgaatagatttcttgagaaagtataaagaagaaaaagaaagaggtgccaatttcatatttgttgatgaaacatggattttccagagag gaactgtatcaaagtcatggcaggacaagagtctacaatctgcgaagagacgtactgttggagatggtaaaaggtttattgttgttaatgctggagggcgcactggctttgtgccaggagcaggattactttttgtttcaggtcagaagactgcagactaccagggcgagatgaatggggaaactttcttgatgtggtttgaagacatgttggtgcatcttgaggaacccagtgtcatcataatggacaatgcttcatatcacagcacccag gttgagaaaacacctacaacgaactggaccaaggctgcactgatcgcgtggctggagaagaatgggataaaacatgaaaataatttgttgaaagtggagctgctgagaatagctaaacaaaacaagccccgaatacg atgggcgaggtgtgtggatcacgtggagaagctaattcaagcagactgggagagagaagtccacatagacagcggcaccattcctccactcatcatccacctcggcgaggatagttcaagtgaagacagtgacagcgaagaatttgaggttacgacacagcaagtagatggagacagtgaagtactggcagttcctcttgatgatttacccgggtgttcttattga
- the LOC134530247 gene encoding uncharacterized protein LOC134530247 isoform X1, whose product MMEFVIVLIFCVVLVIAVMVIGSGMGKATSSQRQMDIINVAQNLYLLIRKGDLKKCDVTQTTAFLLNIAKSTVLKYYKKDIEEVSTPGKKRKKRPQEGKSLDTVDDFTVNAIRNAIYRMYAEGLNVTVDTILKEIRERQIDYYGGRSSLHKLLKKMGFSWKTVDGRKALIENENIVLQRIDFLRKYKEEKERGANFIFVDETWIFQRGKALIYLKICSVVQYKVFHFHFIYFSGTVSKSWQDKSLQSAKRRTVGDGKRFIVVNAGGRTGFVPGAGLLFVSGQKTADYQGEMNGETFLMWFEDMLVHLEEPSVIIMDNASYHSTQVEKTPTTNWTKAALIAWLEKNGIKHENNLLKVELLRIAKQNKPRIRWARCVDHVEKLIQADWEREVHIDSGTIPPLIIHLGEDSSSEDSDSEEFEVTTQQVDGDSEVLAVPLDDLPGCSY is encoded by the exons atgatggaatttgttatcgttttgatattttgtgtggttcttgtgattgctgtaatggtaattggttccgggatggggaaagctacttcgtcgcagcgtcagatggacatcattaacgtcgctcagaacttatatcttttaattaggaaaggcgacttgaagaaatgtgacgttacgcagacgaccgcgtttcttctcaacatcgcaaagtcaactgttctcaa gtactacaagaaagacattgaagaagtttcaacaccaggaaaaaagaggaaaaaaaggccacaggaaggaaagtcacttgacacagtcgacgatttcacagtaaatgcaatcaggaatgcaatttacaggatgtacgctgaag gtttgaatgttacagtcgacaccattttgaaagaaatcagggaaagacaaatagattattatggtggaagatcaagtcttcataaattgttaaagaagatgggattttcatggaaaactgttgatggacgaaaagctttgatagagaatgaaaacatagtattgcagcgaatagatttcttgagaaagtataaagaagaaaaagaaagaggtgccaatttcatatttgttgatgaaacatggattttccagagaggcaaggcattaatttatttgaaaatttgttctgtggtccaatacaaagtatttcatttccatttcatatatttttcaggaactgtatcaaagtcatggcaggacaagagtctacaatctgcgaagagacgtactgttggagatggtaaaaggtttattgttgttaatgctggagggcgcactggctttgtgccaggagcaggattactttttgtttcaggtcagaagactgcagactaccagggcgagatgaatggggaaactttcttgatgtggtttgaagacatgttggtgcatcttgaggaacccagtgtcatcataatggacaatgcttcatatcacagcacccag gttgagaaaacacctacaacgaactggaccaaggctgcactgatcgcgtggctggagaagaatgggataaaacatgaaaataatttgttgaaagtggagctgctgagaatagctaaacaaaacaagccccgaatacg atgggcgaggtgtgtggatcacgtggagaagctaattcaagcagactgggagagagaagtccacatagacagcggcaccattcctccactcatcatccacctcggcgaggatagttcaagtgaagacagtgacagcgaagaatttgaggttacgacacagcaagtagatggagacagtgaagtactggcagttcctcttgatgatttacccgggtgttcttattga
- the LOC134530247 gene encoding uncharacterized protein LOC134530247 isoform X3 — MMEFVIVLIFCVVLVIAVMVIGSGMGKATSSQRQMDIINVAQNLYLLIRKGDLKKCDVTQTTAFLLNIAKSTVLKYYKKDIEEVSTPGKKRKKRPQEGKSLDTVDDFTVNAIRNAIYRMYAEGLNVTVDTILKEIRERQIDYYGGRSSLHKLLKKMGFSWKTVDGRKALIENENIVLQRIDFLRKYKEEKERGANFIFVDETWIFQRGKALIYLKICSVVQYKVFHFHFIYFSGTVSKSWQDKSLQSAKRRTVGDGKRFIVVNAGGRTGFVPGAGLLFVSGQKTADYQGEMNGETFLMWFEDMLVHLEEPSVIIMDNASYHSTQMGEVCGSRGEANSSRLGERSPHRQRHHSSTHHPPRRG, encoded by the exons atgatggaatttgttatcgttttgatattttgtgtggttcttgtgattgctgtaatggtaattggttccgggatggggaaagctacttcgtcgcagcgtcagatggacatcattaacgtcgctcagaacttatatcttttaattaggaaaggcgacttgaagaaatgtgacgttacgcagacgaccgcgtttcttctcaacatcgcaaagtcaactgttctcaa gtactacaagaaagacattgaagaagtttcaacaccaggaaaaaagaggaaaaaaaggccacaggaaggaaagtcacttgacacagtcgacgatttcacagtaaatgcaatcaggaatgcaatttacaggatgtacgctgaag gtttgaatgttacagtcgacaccattttgaaagaaatcagggaaagacaaatagattattatggtggaagatcaagtcttcataaattgttaaagaagatgggattttcatggaaaactgttgatggacgaaaagctttgatagagaatgaaaacatagtattgcagcgaatagatttcttgagaaagtataaagaagaaaaagaaagaggtgccaatttcatatttgttgatgaaacatggattttccagagaggcaaggcattaatttatttgaaaatttgttctgtggtccaatacaaagtatttcatttccatttcatatatttttcaggaactgtatcaaagtcatggcaggacaagagtctacaatctgcgaagagacgtactgttggagatggtaaaaggtttattgttgttaatgctggagggcgcactggctttgtgccaggagcaggattactttttgtttcaggtcagaagactgcagactaccagggcgagatgaatggggaaactttcttgatgtggtttgaagacatgttggtgcatcttgaggaacccagtgtcatcataatggacaatgcttcatatcacagcacccag atgggcgaggtgtgtggatcacgtggagaagctaattcaagcagactgggagagagaagtccacatagacagcggcaccattcctccactcatcatccacctcggcgaggatag